The following are encoded in a window of Planctomycetaceae bacterium genomic DNA:
- a CDS encoding S41 family peptidase, whose translation MTALNQITRLALVSMLSFCVPAAAQYRGYTSPTGAYDNNTNNYLSTPGYNCPNGQCVPRYDSVDRPAASNNWMPEIRDMQSDLDTWRSPNASSGNPFHRAAGYRGTSGGEFPELPVSYSSGAANGYGNGRELDWRNRYGTPINDGYDRGLQDPFRGLNRGRNSDADPFGSGVGHRQTRYRIPLDRSNPDGSQFDSRDWNQPQLSRDRFIGPATPSYEDRYSPTPGRDPFVPAPTPIGRMDDEADAINKLISSRYSNPVNIRAIWAMSASQATNLFAEVSQRIDERHLQPTSYDVRVRRALRNLVMALDNPAFTQSLGISSDSFRLDGFRNTLSSMAGSMRVSNQSDARNVMNTVMQQAQTVPGLSPNVVAFEFANASIDTLDKFSGIEPKDPAVPGAAVEKETRNASLEDQIVGVGVEVKEDQRGLLVVKSLRGGPAEEAGIQSGDVIVSIDGRSIEGVPMVNSVDLMKGSAGSSMVVRIYRSGKGEKNFSLVRRSIRVWTVNDTRILDGTQIGYLSLSRFAQNSTAELDQALSELHSQGMNSLIIDLRGNPGGLLTTCVEISDRFLPCGTIVSTKGRLSTDNMLEQATWSRTWNTPLVVLVDGDSASASEIFAAAVQENQRGVVVGTNSYGKGTVQTHFPLNSISGNLRLTTAKFYSPNGREMAGQGVKPDVRVEDADGVANGDKVLMQAVRIAQSTQVQEMAKAAGTCRTGQPSAARSSSLENFNDPAHIVTAVR comes from the coding sequence ATGACGGCCTTAAATCAAATCACACGACTTGCCCTGGTATCGATGCTGAGTTTCTGTGTTCCAGCAGCCGCCCAGTATCGGGGCTACACGAGTCCGACGGGTGCGTACGACAACAATACAAATAATTACCTGAGCACGCCGGGCTACAACTGCCCCAATGGGCAGTGTGTTCCTCGGTATGACAGCGTGGATCGGCCTGCAGCGTCCAATAATTGGATGCCGGAAATCAGAGACATGCAAAGTGATCTCGATACATGGAGATCACCAAATGCTTCGTCTGGCAATCCCTTCCACCGGGCTGCCGGATATCGGGGGACCAGCGGCGGGGAGTTTCCTGAACTGCCGGTGAGTTACTCTTCCGGTGCAGCAAACGGATATGGGAATGGTCGAGAGCTGGATTGGAGAAATCGCTACGGCACACCAATCAATGATGGATACGATCGAGGTCTGCAGGATCCCTTCCGGGGACTGAATCGCGGTCGGAACAGCGACGCCGATCCATTCGGTTCGGGCGTAGGCCATCGACAGACTCGGTACCGAATTCCTCTGGATCGGAGCAATCCGGACGGTTCACAGTTTGATTCACGCGACTGGAATCAGCCACAGTTGAGTCGTGATCGATTTATCGGCCCCGCGACACCATCGTACGAAGACAGATACTCACCAACACCGGGCCGCGATCCGTTTGTGCCAGCTCCAACACCCATTGGTCGCATGGACGATGAGGCTGATGCTATCAACAAGTTAATCTCCTCACGATATTCGAACCCAGTAAATATTCGAGCGATTTGGGCGATGTCCGCCAGCCAGGCCACAAACCTGTTCGCGGAAGTTTCACAAAGAATTGATGAGCGACATCTGCAGCCAACGTCCTACGATGTGCGAGTCCGTCGAGCATTACGAAACCTTGTCATGGCACTCGACAATCCCGCTTTTACACAGTCTCTGGGGATCTCCTCGGATTCGTTTCGCCTTGATGGTTTCCGGAACACTCTGTCCAGCATGGCTGGTTCCATGCGAGTTTCAAACCAGTCCGATGCCCGCAATGTTATGAACACAGTCATGCAGCAGGCACAGACAGTTCCCGGACTTTCACCAAACGTCGTTGCCTTTGAGTTTGCAAATGCCAGCATCGACACTCTTGATAAGTTTTCAGGAATTGAACCCAAAGATCCTGCGGTACCAGGTGCCGCCGTTGAAAAGGAGACGCGTAACGCATCGCTCGAAGATCAGATTGTTGGTGTTGGAGTTGAAGTGAAAGAGGACCAGCGCGGACTGCTGGTTGTGAAATCTCTGCGGGGCGGACCTGCTGAAGAAGCCGGCATCCAGTCGGGTGACGTGATTGTCAGTATTGATGGACGTTCTATCGAAGGCGTGCCTATGGTCAACAGCGTCGATCTGATGAAGGGCTCTGCTGGCAGCAGCATGGTGGTTCGCATCTATCGAAGCGGTAAAGGGGAAAAGAACTTCTCACTCGTCCGTCGCTCAATTCGAGTCTGGACTGTAAACGACACACGAATCCTTGATGGCACACAGATTGGTTATCTGAGCCTGAGCCGTTTTGCTCAGAATTCAACCGCCGAACTGGATCAGGCACTTTCTGAACTGCATTCGCAGGGAATGAATTCTCTGATCATTGATCTTCGAGGTAACCCAGGCGGACTGCTGACGACTTGTGTGGAAATCAGTGATCGATTCCTGCCCTGTGGTACGATTGTCTCAACGAAAGGTCGGCTGAGCACGGACAACATGCTCGAACAAGCCACATGGTCGAGGACCTGGAACACTCCACTCGTGGTGCTGGTCGACGGAGACAGTGCAAGTGCAAGTGAAATCTTTGCTGCAGCCGTGCAGGAGAATCAGCGTGGTGTAGTTGTGGGTACAAACTCGTATGGTAAGGGAACTGTTCAAACGCACTTTCCACTCAACTCAATCAGTGGGAATCTTCGCCTCACAACTGCGAAATTCTATTCCCCCAATGGTCGGGAGATGGCCGGTCAGGGAGTCAAACCCGATGTGCGAGTGGAAGACGCGGACGGTGTTGCGAATGGCGACAAGGTTCTGATGCAGGCCGTTCGGATTGCTCAGAGTACACAAGTGCAGGAAATGGCCAAAGCAGCTGGAACCTGTCGCACCGGACAGCCATCTGCCGCACGAAGTTCATCACTTGAGAACTTTAATGACCCAGCCCATATCGTGACAGCGGTTCGCTAA
- a CDS encoding carbon storage regulator: MLVLTRKTEETIRIGDDIVIKVTRIGNGTVKLGIEAPINVRVLRGELAAVEKPVAAPTVSLPGFGFGVLSDQFPHVA; encoded by the coding sequence ATGTTAGTACTGACACGAAAAACCGAAGAAACAATCCGAATCGGCGATGACATTGTTATCAAAGTGACACGGATCGGAAATGGAACGGTCAAGCTGGGGATTGAGGCTCCGATCAATGTCCGCGTGCTTCGCGGCGAACTGGCTGCTGTTGAAAAGCCCGTCGCCGCACCAACAGTCTCGCTCCCCGGATTTGGTTTCGGTGTGCTTTCAGACCAGTTTCCGCACGTTGCCTAA